A single window of Puniceicoccales bacterium DNA harbors:
- the rho gene encoding transcription termination factor Rho, protein MEKVLVKNYPADSLVQFTGIVDLEPGGRFGQLVPLDANGRKCIEYPYLSKDFIHRFRLKKGMELDALILPRTDFPNPRVTEIVNIDGLSLGQRDSVRRFEDLTTVTPDQWLNLEIASGELTNRMIDLFCPIGKGQRGLVVAPPRTGKTTLLQNIAKGIRENHSNCHLIVALVDERPEEVTDFQRTVQAELYASSNDEDRYRQIMVAELAIERAKRLVEVGKDVVVLLDSITRLARAYNAVKSTGRTMSGGVDVRALEKPRQLFSSARNVENGGSLTMIATALVGTGSKMDDIIFQEFKGTGNMEVVLDRKIADMRLYPAIDINSSGTRREELLLPGDVLGKISSLRKAFSGLKSDEALEALLGKMKKTKNNKEFLILLQSALDR, encoded by the coding sequence ATGGAAAAAGTTTTGGTGAAAAATTATCCTGCTGACAGTTTAGTGCAATTTACAGGAATTGTAGACCTAGAACCAGGTGGTCGTTTCGGACAACTCGTGCCATTGGATGCCAATGGGAGGAAATGTATAGAGTATCCATATCTAAGTAAGGATTTTATCCATAGATTTAGATTGAAAAAAGGCATGGAACTCGATGCATTGATCTTACCACGTACGGATTTTCCCAATCCCAGAGTAACGGAAATAGTCAATATAGATGGATTGAGCCTAGGACAACGCGATTCTGTGCGCCGATTCGAAGACCTGACTACGGTTACGCCGGATCAGTGGCTGAATCTGGAGATTGCCAGTGGTGAGTTGACCAATAGGATGATCGATCTTTTCTGCCCCATTGGCAAAGGTCAGCGTGGATTGGTGGTCGCGCCACCACGAACCGGTAAAACAACCCTGTTGCAAAATATTGCCAAAGGAATTCGAGAGAATCACAGCAATTGCCATTTGATCGTCGCACTGGTGGATGAACGCCCGGAAGAAGTCACTGATTTTCAGCGAACGGTCCAGGCCGAACTATATGCATCATCGAACGATGAGGATAGATATAGACAGATCATGGTGGCTGAATTGGCCATTGAAAGAGCGAAACGGTTGGTGGAAGTAGGAAAAGATGTGGTGGTTTTGTTGGATTCAATAACGAGATTGGCCAGAGCCTACAATGCAGTCAAATCCACCGGTAGGACCATGTCCGGTGGCGTGGATGTGCGGGCATTGGAAAAACCTAGACAATTGTTTTCTTCAGCTCGTAATGTGGAAAATGGTGGCAGTTTGACCATGATTGCTACGGCGTTGGTCGGAACCGGTAGCAAAATGGATGATATTATCTTTCAAGAGTTTAAAGGTACAGGCAACATGGAAGTGGTGCTCGATAGGAAGATTGCCGATATGCGTCTATATCCGGCGATAGATATCAATTCCTCCGGGACCAGACGTGAAGAGTTGTTGTTACCTGGCGATGTTTTGGGAAAAATTTCGTCGCTAAGAAAAGCTTTCAGCGGCTTGAAATCTGATGAAGCCCTAGAGGCACTCCTAGGCAAAATGAAAAAAACAAAAAACAACAAAGAATTCTTGATTTTATTGCAAAGCGCATTAGATCGATGA
- the ruvA gene encoding Holliday junction branch migration protein RuvA, producing MIVSLEGQLEEVSSVACVMNCNGVGYEVNVPLSVVEALPAIGSKVKLFTYPVYREDSQALYGFLDKQERNFFKVVVEKVSGVGPKIALAMLSKFRSQEIKSAIISKNISLLSSITGIGKKTAERMIIELGEKLSQECIDNAGGFMVEFSCINSNRTDAVLALVSLGIKPSEAEKMISAVAAKNSELSAEQLIRLALQ from the coding sequence GTGATAGTTTCACTAGAAGGACAGCTTGAAGAGGTCAGTTCAGTGGCCTGTGTGATGAACTGTAATGGTGTTGGCTATGAAGTCAATGTGCCGCTGTCCGTGGTAGAAGCATTGCCAGCAATTGGTTCAAAGGTAAAGCTGTTCACCTACCCAGTGTATAGAGAAGATAGCCAGGCGCTATATGGCTTTTTAGACAAACAGGAAAGAAATTTTTTCAAAGTCGTTGTGGAAAAAGTTTCCGGTGTCGGTCCAAAAATCGCTCTGGCAATGCTGAGTAAGTTTCGCTCCCAGGAAATAAAGTCGGCCATTATCTCAAAAAATATTTCCTTGCTTTCAAGTATTACCGGCATCGGTAAAAAGACCGCCGAAAGAATGATTATCGAGTTAGGTGAAAAATTATCCCAAGAATGTATTGACAACGCAGGCGGTTTTATGGTAGAATTTAGTTGTATTAATAGTAATAGAACAGATGCAGTTTTAGCATTGGTATCTCTTGGGATTAAACCTAGCGAAGCAGAAAAGATGATCAGTGCCGTAGCCGCAAAGAACTCTGAGCTCTCGGCAGAGCAATTGATCAGGTTAGCATTGCAATAG
- the ffh gene encoding signal recognition particle protein, translating into MFEDLTNKMSNALARLRGINKISEKNISDALLVVKEALLASDVNFKVVTNFLDRVRAEYVGYEVTKGIMPGQQIVKIIYDELVAILGKTARQLSGKKPLIVMLAGLHGSGKTTTSVKLAKLLKKSGYKPAVIGCDVYRPAAMDQLETLALSEAIACYIDRTSKNAVEISRAGLKWSGDNGHDAIIFDTAGRLQLDEKLIEEIRDIKKTINPDEILLVADGAIGQEAVSIAEHFNNALSITGIILTKLDGDTHGGAALSMVSVTNVPIKFLGVGEKMDALDVFYPERIAQRILGMGDIISFVEKAEEHIDAQEAKKLEEKLKKSRFNLEDFLTQIRNIKKMGSIRSLIQSLPGAHKLDNIDSASDKLKVTEAIILSMTREERRNPKIIDGSRRKRIANGSGRSIQDVNAMLKQFMQMQAMMKKMKNPRGKLNLESIFG; encoded by the coding sequence ATGTTCGAAGATCTCACAAACAAAATGAGCAATGCTCTGGCTCGGCTCCGTGGCATCAACAAGATTTCCGAAAAAAATATCAGTGATGCTCTTCTGGTGGTAAAAGAGGCCCTGCTCGCCTCGGATGTTAATTTCAAAGTTGTTACAAATTTTTTGGATCGGGTCAGGGCAGAATACGTTGGCTACGAAGTAACCAAAGGCATAATGCCAGGCCAGCAGATAGTCAAAATTATATACGACGAACTGGTTGCAATCCTAGGTAAAACTGCCAGACAATTATCTGGCAAAAAGCCATTGATAGTAATGCTTGCTGGTCTCCATGGCTCTGGAAAAACAACCACAAGCGTAAAACTGGCCAAATTGTTGAAAAAATCAGGATACAAACCGGCCGTGATCGGCTGCGACGTTTATCGTCCAGCGGCCATGGACCAGCTCGAGACACTGGCCCTCTCGGAGGCTATTGCCTGTTACATTGACAGGACCTCAAAAAACGCCGTCGAAATTTCCCGGGCCGGATTGAAATGGTCCGGTGATAACGGTCACGACGCGATAATATTCGATACCGCTGGCCGCCTTCAGTTAGACGAAAAACTTATCGAAGAGATTCGGGATATCAAAAAAACCATCAACCCGGACGAAATTTTACTGGTTGCGGATGGAGCGATTGGCCAAGAAGCCGTTAGCATAGCCGAACATTTCAACAACGCACTCAGCATAACCGGTATCATTTTGACAAAACTAGACGGTGATACCCATGGCGGAGCCGCTTTATCAATGGTTTCTGTTACAAATGTACCGATAAAATTCCTAGGTGTGGGAGAAAAAATGGATGCCCTGGACGTCTTCTACCCAGAGCGCATCGCCCAGCGAATTCTCGGCATGGGTGATATCATCTCCTTCGTAGAAAAGGCCGAAGAACACATAGATGCCCAGGAAGCTAAAAAACTTGAAGAAAAATTAAAAAAATCCAGGTTTAACCTGGAAGATTTTCTCACCCAGATACGCAATATAAAGAAGATGGGATCTATCAGGTCGCTAATCCAAAGCCTTCCCGGTGCTCACAAACTCGATAATATAGACAGCGCCAGCGACAAACTAAAGGTAACCGAAGCCATAATTTTATCCATGACCAGAGAAGAACGCAGGAATCCAAAGATAATAGACGGATCCCGACGCAAACGAATTGCAAATGGTTCTGGCAGAAGTATACAAGATGTGAATGCCATGCTTAAGCAATTCATGCAAATGCAGGCCATGATGAAAAAAATGAAAAATCCCCGGGGAAAATTAAATTTGGAATCTATATTTGGCTAA
- a CDS encoding LysM peptidoglycan-binding domain-containing protein, with product MKTIIIVGCLVMISGCGQSGVELTPEEIDDNKFIAGQRLLREGRAVDAIDKFLAVIDSRKNAPRSHLEAGKIYLEKYDDPVLAIYHFRQFLLKSSSTLEDNLVTQMIETAQKRFVQKLLGNDADGYNNQNFLVLLKRLREENISLKRQLDELRKLKNINEKEIYFAENRQLQSSLNSYTVTAGDTLSSISQKIYGSSEKWKVIFAANSDKLNTPDSLKVGQILVIPRD from the coding sequence GTGAAGACTATTATTATCGTCGGTTGCCTGGTTATGATTAGTGGCTGTGGTCAGTCCGGCGTGGAATTGACACCGGAAGAAATCGATGATAATAAATTTATCGCTGGCCAGCGGTTATTAAGAGAAGGTAGAGCCGTCGATGCTATCGATAAGTTTCTTGCTGTTATAGATAGTCGAAAAAATGCCCCAAGGTCGCATCTGGAGGCCGGGAAGATTTATTTGGAAAAATACGATGATCCGGTGTTGGCCATTTACCACTTTCGGCAGTTTTTGCTAAAGTCTTCGTCTACTCTGGAGGATAATTTGGTGACTCAAATGATTGAAACCGCCCAAAAGCGCTTTGTGCAGAAATTACTTGGGAATGATGCAGATGGCTATAATAATCAAAATTTTCTCGTTCTGTTAAAGCGGCTTCGTGAAGAAAATATTTCATTGAAAAGACAGCTGGATGAGCTCAGAAAACTGAAGAATATCAATGAAAAAGAGATATACTTTGCGGAGAATCGACAGCTTCAAAGTTCGCTTAATAGCTATACCGTTACGGCCGGCGATACGCTTTCCAGTATCAGCCAAAAAATCTATGGTTCTTCAGAAAAATGGAAGGTGATTTTTGCGGCAAATAGCGATAAATTAAACACGCCTGATAGTTTAAAGGTTGGGCAGATTTTGGTGATTCCGAGAGATTGA
- the ispF gene encoding 2-C-methyl-D-erythritol 2,4-cyclodiphosphate synthase, producing the protein MRIGIGFDIHRLVIGRDLILGGVKIPNNKGLLGHSDADCLCHALADSILGALALPNIGQLFPDDDESIRDISSVKILKQAVQMARDRGYDIVNLDTVLRAEQPRLTPFIPEMKATLATAIGLDPAKIGIKATSNEGLDAIGSGDAIACQAVCLLQQFAR; encoded by the coding sequence ATGAGAATTGGCATTGGATTTGATATTCATCGCCTGGTCATCGGCCGGGATTTAATACTTGGTGGAGTAAAAATACCTAATAATAAAGGGCTTCTTGGCCATTCTGATGCCGATTGCCTCTGCCATGCTCTGGCAGATTCCATCCTGGGTGCGCTGGCTTTGCCAAACATAGGTCAGCTGTTTCCCGACGATGACGAAAGTATCCGGGACATATCATCGGTAAAAATCCTAAAACAGGCCGTACAAATGGCCAGAGACCGCGGTTATGACATTGTAAACCTGGACACGGTGCTCAGAGCTGAACAGCCCAGGCTAACTCCATTCATACCAGAAATGAAGGCCACTTTAGCCACAGCCATTGGCCTAGATCCTGCAAAAATTGGCATCAAAGCGACAAGCAACGAGGGACTGGACGCCATCGGAAGCGGTGATGCAATTGCCTGCCAGGCCGTATGTTTACTCCAGCAATTCGCTCGATGA
- the groL gene encoding chaperonin GroEL (60 kDa chaperone family; promotes refolding of misfolded polypeptides especially under stressful conditions; forms two stacked rings of heptamers to form a barrel-shaped 14mer; ends can be capped by GroES; misfolded proteins enter the barrel where they are refolded when GroES binds): MMAKQLIFDDQARKKMLDGVSILAKSVKGTLGPRGRNVLIDKKFGAPIVTKDGVTVAKEIELEDPFEDMGARMVKDAASQTSDDAGDGTTTATVLTEAIFCEGLRSMTFGVNPISVKRGIDKAVEAVVKELSKTSKKVGESGEVRQVATVSANWDEEIGKIIAEAMEKVGKDGTITVEEAKSIETMLEVVEGMQFDKGYLSPYFVTNPDSMECNLDNVYILIYEKKISSLSDLLPLMQAVAQSGKSLMVIAEEVDGEALTALVVNRLRGTLHVCAVKAPCFGDRRKAMMEDIAILTGGKFISEDLGIKLENVKIEDLGYAKRINVTKETTTIIEGAGDRSAIDARIKQIRHQINESKSDFDKEKLQERLAKLSNGVAVIRVGAATEVEMKEKKDRVDDALHATRAAVEEGISTGGSVALLRSAYVIDNLDLTGDEAIGASIIKRAIEAPLRQLCANAGIDASLIVNEVKSKNGSYGYNVATGKFEDLMAAGVIEPTKVNRTALQNAASVAGMLLTTECIITELPKEKSSCGHMSHHGGDMDGMM, from the coding sequence ATTATGGCAAAACAATTAATATTCGATGATCAGGCACGCAAAAAAATGTTGGACGGCGTGTCTATTTTGGCAAAGTCTGTCAAGGGTACGTTGGGGCCTAGAGGTCGTAACGTCTTGATAGATAAGAAGTTTGGCGCACCGATTGTGACCAAAGACGGCGTTACCGTGGCGAAGGAAATAGAGCTAGAGGACCCATTTGAAGATATGGGAGCGCGAATGGTCAAGGATGCGGCTTCACAAACCTCTGACGATGCCGGTGATGGAACAACCACCGCTACGGTTTTGACCGAGGCGATCTTCTGTGAAGGCCTCAGGAGTATGACCTTTGGTGTCAATCCGATTTCCGTTAAAAGGGGAATCGACAAGGCAGTCGAAGCCGTTGTGAAAGAGCTATCTAAAACTTCCAAAAAGGTTGGTGAATCCGGGGAAGTTCGACAGGTCGCTACGGTTTCGGCGAATTGGGATGAAGAAATTGGAAAAATCATTGCCGAAGCCATGGAAAAGGTCGGTAAAGATGGAACCATAACCGTCGAGGAAGCCAAAAGCATAGAAACCATGTTGGAGGTGGTCGAGGGTATGCAGTTTGACAAGGGTTATCTGAGTCCTTACTTTGTGACCAACCCGGACAGCATGGAGTGCAATCTGGACAATGTCTATATCCTTATTTATGAGAAGAAAATAAGCTCGTTAAGTGATCTGTTGCCACTGATGCAAGCCGTTGCTCAGAGTGGTAAGTCGTTGATGGTCATTGCCGAAGAAGTTGATGGCGAAGCTCTAACAGCCCTTGTGGTTAATAGGCTACGCGGCACACTCCATGTCTGCGCAGTAAAGGCTCCATGTTTTGGCGATCGTCGCAAAGCAATGATGGAAGATATTGCCATACTAACCGGCGGAAAATTCATATCGGAAGACCTGGGCATAAAACTGGAAAACGTTAAGATTGAAGATCTTGGCTATGCGAAGAGGATAAATGTAACCAAGGAAACCACCACCATAATTGAAGGTGCCGGTGATCGTTCCGCGATAGATGCGCGAATAAAGCAAATTCGCCATCAAATCAATGAAAGCAAATCGGATTTTGATAAAGAAAAATTACAGGAGCGCCTGGCAAAATTGTCCAATGGGGTTGCTGTTATAAGAGTTGGTGCAGCCACCGAGGTGGAAATGAAAGAGAAAAAGGACCGCGTTGATGATGCCTTGCATGCCACGCGAGCAGCCGTCGAGGAAGGAATTTCCACCGGTGGAAGTGTGGCGTTGTTGCGTTCGGCCTATGTGATCGACAATCTCGACCTCACCGGTGATGAGGCAATCGGTGCTTCGATTATAAAACGTGCCATAGAAGCGCCACTGCGCCAATTATGTGCAAATGCTGGCATAGATGCTTCACTGATTGTGAACGAGGTTAAATCAAAAAATGGTTCCTATGGCTATAATGTGGCCACAGGTAAGTTCGAGGACCTGATGGCTGCCGGTGTGATCGAGCCCACAAAAGTTAACCGGACTGCGCTGCAGAATGCTGCTTCGGTGGCCGGAATGTTGTTGACCACCGAATGCATAATCACCGAGCTTCCTAAAGAAAAATCTTCCTGTGGACATATGTCACACCATGGCGGTGATATGGATGGCATGATGTGA
- a CDS encoding co-chaperone GroES, with protein sequence MNMKENIQPLGDRILIKQAEEKEQIKGGIIIPDSAREKSQEATVLALGTGKRDEDGKRIEFDVKIGDQVLVSKYNSGTEIKLGDETYSLVRSDDILAILK encoded by the coding sequence ATGAATATGAAGGAAAATATACAACCATTAGGTGATCGAATCCTCATCAAACAGGCTGAGGAAAAAGAACAAATCAAAGGTGGAATAATAATACCAGATTCGGCGAGGGAAAAATCGCAAGAAGCTACTGTTCTAGCACTTGGAACAGGTAAACGTGATGAAGATGGTAAAAGGATCGAGTTTGATGTAAAAATCGGTGATCAGGTTCTGGTCAGTAAATACAACAGTGGTACCGAGATCAAGCTCGGCGATGAAACCTATTCATTGGTTCGGAGTGATGATATATTGGCTATACTTAAATAA
- the dnaK gene encoding molecular chaperone DnaK: MAKILGIDLGTTNSCMAVMEGGKAVVIPNSEGARTTPSVVAFTKSGDRLVGQTAKRQAITNPQNTIFSAKRLIGHKYSEIRKLADSLPYKVVEGENGAACVQCKIGDKIEVFSPEQISSMILSKLKADAEAYLGETVTQAVITVPAYFNDAQRQATKDAGTIAGLEVLRIINEPTAASLAYGLDKKGEKKIAIYDLGGGTFDVSILEIGDGVFEVKATNGDTHLGGDDWDKAIIDWLADGFEKENGIDLRNDPVAHQRLKEEAEKAKIVLSSAQQTDVNLPFIAGDASGSKHLNVTLTRSQLEKICDNLCQRTIAPCKNCLKDAGFNASDIDELVLVGGMTRSPKVIEVARQIVEKDPNQGVNPDEVVAIGAAIQGGVLKGEVTDVLLLDVTPLTLGIETAGGVSTPMIERNTTIPTKKTQVFSTYADNQTAVDIKILQGERPMARDNKMLGIFRLDGIPIAPRGLPQVEVTFDIDASGILNVSAKDLGSGKNQHITISGASGLSDEEVERLRKEAEKFAEADKKEKEKVETRNHLDSFIYQTEKQIKDTADKLSEENRKKLEAAVSDAKKVFENKEASVEELKSAQEALTKVFQDMAQEMYKNVQPQWSNDGASQSSDQNQKSEKSEKPEGVMDADFEVIDEKKSPS; encoded by the coding sequence ATGGCAAAAATTTTAGGCATAGATCTTGGTACTACTAATTCATGTATGGCCGTCATGGAGGGTGGTAAGGCGGTTGTAATTCCAAATTCCGAGGGAGCGAGGACAACCCCATCGGTGGTTGCTTTTACAAAGTCTGGCGATAGGCTTGTTGGGCAAACTGCTAAGCGTCAAGCGATTACAAATCCGCAAAATACTATTTTTTCAGCAAAACGGTTGATTGGTCATAAATACTCTGAGATTAGAAAATTGGCCGATTCACTGCCCTATAAGGTGGTGGAAGGTGAAAATGGTGCTGCCTGCGTCCAGTGTAAAATAGGTGATAAAATCGAAGTATTTTCACCGGAACAGATATCGTCAATGATTTTATCGAAACTAAAAGCTGATGCAGAAGCCTATCTGGGTGAGACAGTTACCCAGGCCGTCATAACCGTACCTGCCTATTTCAATGATGCCCAGCGCCAGGCCACCAAGGATGCGGGAACGATCGCCGGATTGGAGGTTTTGCGTATTATAAATGAACCGACCGCAGCTTCTTTGGCCTATGGATTGGATAAAAAAGGCGAAAAAAAGATTGCAATTTACGATCTTGGCGGTGGCACCTTTGACGTGTCAATCCTAGAAATTGGAGATGGTGTGTTTGAGGTCAAAGCCACCAATGGAGATACACATCTCGGTGGTGATGATTGGGATAAAGCAATCATCGACTGGTTAGCCGATGGTTTCGAAAAAGAAAATGGTATTGATCTAAGAAATGATCCGGTGGCTCATCAACGGCTTAAGGAAGAAGCTGAGAAGGCTAAAATTGTTCTGTCGTCGGCTCAGCAAACTGATGTGAATCTGCCATTCATTGCCGGAGATGCCAGTGGCTCAAAACATCTTAATGTCACCTTGACCAGATCTCAGCTGGAAAAAATCTGTGATAATCTTTGCCAAAGGACCATTGCTCCCTGCAAAAATTGTCTGAAAGATGCTGGGTTTAACGCTTCGGATATAGATGAATTGGTTTTGGTCGGTGGAATGACCAGATCACCGAAGGTCATTGAAGTTGCTAGGCAAATAGTTGAAAAAGACCCAAATCAGGGTGTTAATCCGGATGAGGTCGTTGCCATTGGTGCGGCAATCCAGGGCGGTGTGCTGAAAGGCGAAGTCACCGATGTGCTGCTACTCGATGTGACACCACTGACTCTGGGTATAGAAACCGCCGGCGGTGTATCCACACCGATGATAGAGCGTAATACCACGATTCCTACTAAAAAAACCCAGGTGTTTTCTACCTATGCTGATAACCAGACCGCTGTGGATATAAAAATTTTACAAGGTGAGCGTCCCATGGCTAGAGACAATAAGATGCTTGGTATCTTTAGGTTAGACGGTATTCCCATAGCTCCAAGGGGTTTGCCCCAGGTAGAAGTTACATTTGACATTGATGCCAGTGGTATTTTAAATGTATCGGCCAAGGATCTGGGTAGTGGTAAAAATCAACACATCACTATCTCCGGTGCTTCGGGATTATCCGACGAGGAAGTCGAGAGGCTTAGGAAGGAAGCAGAAAAATTTGCCGAAGCGGATAAAAAAGAAAAGGAAAAAGTTGAAACTAGAAATCACCTAGATTCGTTTATCTATCAAACCGAGAAGCAGATAAAAGATACGGCAGATAAGCTTTCCGAGGAAAATAGGAAAAAACTTGAAGCGGCGGTGAGCGATGCCAAAAAAGTATTTGAAAATAAGGAGGCATCGGTGGAGGAACTGAAATCTGCCCAGGAAGCATTGACGAAGGTTTTCCAAGATATGGCTCAGGAAATGTACAAGAATGTGCAACCCCAGTGGTCAAATGATGGGGCGTCACAGTCATCGGACCAGAATCAAAAATCAGAAAAGTCAGAAAAACCAGAAGGTGTTATGGACGCTGATTTTGAAGTTATAGATGAGAAAAAAAGTCCTAGTTGA
- a CDS encoding histidine triad nucleotide-binding protein has translation MENRTIFQKIIDGEVKSEILFEDEFCLVINDINPQAPTHVLIIPKKVIPRVSEATDEDVVIIGKLLLAARDFAKKRSLGSGFRLVLNNGPMAGETVPHLHVHLLAGRPMSWPPG, from the coding sequence ATGGAAAATAGGACGATATTTCAGAAAATCATCGACGGCGAGGTTAAAAGCGAAATACTTTTTGAAGATGAATTTTGCCTGGTGATCAATGATATAAATCCCCAGGCACCGACCCATGTGTTGATCATTCCCAAAAAGGTCATTCCACGGGTTTCGGAGGCAACCGATGAGGATGTAGTTATTATTGGAAAACTCCTGCTGGCCGCCAGGGATTTTGCGAAAAAAAGGTCACTTGGATCCGGCTTTCGGCTGGTCCTGAATAATGGTCCGATGGCCGGAGAAACGGTGCCCCATCTACACGTTCATTTGTTGGCTGGCAGACCGATGTCCTGGCCTCCAGGCTGA